In the genome of Hymenobacter taeanensis, one region contains:
- the atpE gene encoding ATP synthase F0 subunit C, translated as MLLSLLLQAITNSAGLAVFGAAIGAGLVALGAGLGIGRIGGQAMEAIGRQPEASGKIQTAMLIVAALIEGLALFAVVVCLLISFNL; from the coding sequence ATGCTTCTTTCTCTGTTGTTGCAGGCCATTACTAATTCCGCTGGTCTGGCCGTATTCGGTGCTGCTATTGGTGCTGGTCTGGTTGCTTTGGGTGCCGGTCTGGGCATCGGTCGTATCGGTGGTCAGGCTATGGAAGCCATTGGCCGTCAGCCAGAAGCTTCAGGCAAAATCCAAACTGCCATGCTAATCGTAGCGGCTCTGATCGAAGGTCTGGCTCTGTTCGCAGTAGTAGTTTGCTTGCTGATTTCGTTCAATCTGTAA
- the atpG gene encoding ATP synthase F1 subunit gamma yields MASLKEVRSRITSVQSTQQITKAMKMVAAAKLRRAQDNILRLRPYAQRLNNILGNLTALAGDDVVSEYGVARDVNRVLIIAITSDRGLAGAFNSNIFKGVNATIQERYATQAAAGNVTVLAIGRKAHEYYGKRLPLLGNYTHVFGKLSFDTVREAAEQAMEGFRTGQYDEVVMVYNEFRNVATQIVRAEQLLPLVPNELPVNAPAASNVDYIFEPSKEEIVQTLIPQSIKVQLYKAVLESNASEHGARMTAMEKATENAGELLKQLKLTYNRTRQAAITTEILEIVGGAEALAASR; encoded by the coding sequence ATGGCAAGCTTAAAAGAAGTCCGGAGCCGCATCACGTCGGTGCAAAGCACGCAGCAAATCACGAAAGCCATGAAAATGGTGGCCGCGGCCAAGCTGCGTCGGGCTCAGGATAACATCCTGCGCCTGCGCCCCTACGCGCAACGGCTCAACAATATTCTGGGCAACCTGACGGCTCTGGCTGGCGATGACGTGGTAAGTGAATACGGCGTAGCCCGCGACGTAAACCGCGTTCTAATCATTGCCATTACCTCAGACCGTGGCCTAGCCGGTGCGTTCAACAGCAACATCTTCAAAGGCGTTAATGCTACCATTCAGGAGCGTTATGCTACGCAGGCTGCGGCTGGAAACGTTACGGTGCTGGCTATTGGCCGCAAGGCACATGAGTACTATGGTAAGCGTTTGCCGCTGCTAGGCAACTACACGCACGTATTCGGCAAGCTGTCGTTTGATACGGTGCGTGAAGCTGCCGAGCAGGCCATGGAAGGCTTCCGCACAGGCCAGTACGATGAAGTGGTAATGGTCTACAATGAGTTCCGGAACGTGGCTACGCAGATCGTACGCGCCGAGCAGCTGCTGCCGCTGGTGCCCAATGAGCTGCCCGTCAACGCACCGGCTGCTTCAAACGTGGACTACATCTTCGAGCCCTCGAAAGAGGAAATCGTGCAAACCCTGATTCCGCAGTCGATTAAGGTGCAGCTGTACAAGGCTGTGCTGGAAAGCAACGCTTCGGAGCACGGCGCCCGCATGACGGCCATGGAGAAAGCCACGGAAAACGCTGGTGAGCTGCTGAAGCAACTCAAGCTGACGTACAACCGTACCCGTCAGGCTGCCATCACCACCGAGATCCTCGAAATTGTGGGTGGCGCAGAAGCACTGGCTGCCAGCCGCTAA
- a CDS encoding HAD family hydrolase has protein sequence MAESTPYALIFDMDGVLINNTSVQARAFQLLFRDLGLTTNALQLLKRLNGMPATKILETVFTNPVPKKQLETYANQREFLYRTLYWEKRRAMPGLTQFLHDARAAGFKTGLGTGSGNDTIGYIIDHLDLRRYFDVVITKDDVDHGKPHADTYTVTARELGIPAERCIVFEDALMGEQAAYKAGMRCIALSTSIKPAKFQAPLKVIKDFTQITPAQVLNLLEQNLPIPKPSKQLAKREYMKM, from the coding sequence ATGGCAGAATCTACTCCCTACGCCCTCATTTTCGACATGGACGGCGTCCTGATAAATAACACGTCCGTACAGGCCCGCGCCTTTCAACTCTTGTTCCGTGACCTAGGCCTCACTACCAATGCGCTGCAACTGCTGAAGCGTCTCAACGGCATGCCCGCCACCAAAATTCTGGAAACAGTATTTACCAATCCCGTTCCAAAGAAACAATTGGAAACCTACGCCAACCAGCGTGAATTTCTGTACCGCACTCTCTACTGGGAGAAGCGCCGGGCAATGCCCGGTCTCACGCAGTTCCTGCACGATGCCCGAGCCGCTGGCTTCAAAACAGGCCTAGGCACCGGTTCCGGCAACGACACCATCGGCTACATTATCGACCACCTTGACCTGCGCCGTTACTTTGATGTAGTGATAACCAAGGATGACGTAGACCACGGCAAACCGCACGCTGATACTTACACTGTCACGGCTCGTGAGCTAGGCATTCCGGCCGAGCGCTGCATCGTCTTTGAAGATGCTCTAATGGGTGAGCAAGCGGCCTACAAAGCCGGTATGCGCTGCATTGCTCTCAGCACCTCCATCAAGCCTGCCAAATTCCAGGCGCCTCTGAAGGTTATCAAAGACTTCACGCAAATTACTCCAGCGCAGGTCCTAAACCTGCTAGAGCAAAACCTACCCATTCCGAAACCCAGCAAACAACTAGCGAAGCGCGAGTACATGAAGATGTAA
- the pafA gene encoding alkaline phosphatase PafA, whose amino-acid sequence MKKRLSLLLAATLALPAFAQKASKALDRPKLVVGIVVDQMRYDYLYRYWSKYGNGGFRRLLGEGFSYENAHYNYVPTYTGPGHASIYTGTTPSVHGIVGNNWLVREEGKGTYVTEDNTVQSVGGTAAAGQQSPRHMLTSTITDELRLATNFQSKVIGVCIKDRGSILPAGHAANAAYWYDGSNGAFISSTFYQATLPEWVQQFNQKQLAAQYLSKPWETLLPIGQYTESSPDDVAWEGAFRGEAKPVFPHDLPTLSATPITAVKQNMQAEGEKAPATTPRNLDLIRSTPFGNTLTLEFALEALRAEQLGQRGQTDFLALSFSSTDYVGHQFGPNAIETEDTYLRLDRDLERLFQYLDKTVGRKQVLVFLSADHGAAHSPDFLRDKRIPAGSVGPGIMRDSLQRKLVQLHGAGKWVLSYENQQVYLNRPLIEEKKLDLYQMQREVAKLMTGFAGVTRAITAEDLQKSHWESGMLMYLENGYFPKRSGDVMVVLAPGWLESYQYPINKGTTHGSSGNYDTHIPMVFWGWHVKHGESSAPAKITDIAATLARWLHIQEPDGCTGQPLQEVLSQR is encoded by the coding sequence TTGAAAAAACGCCTGAGCCTGTTGCTGGCAGCCACGTTGGCTCTGCCCGCTTTCGCCCAGAAAGCCTCAAAAGCACTCGACCGCCCCAAATTGGTAGTAGGGATTGTAGTAGACCAAATGCGCTACGATTATCTCTACCGTTACTGGAGTAAGTATGGCAATGGAGGCTTCCGTCGCCTGCTTGGTGAGGGCTTTAGCTATGAAAATGCCCATTATAACTACGTGCCCACCTATACCGGGCCCGGGCACGCCAGCATTTACACGGGTACAACACCCTCGGTGCATGGCATTGTAGGTAACAACTGGCTCGTGCGCGAAGAAGGCAAGGGTACCTACGTTACTGAAGACAACACCGTGCAGTCGGTGGGAGGGACGGCCGCGGCTGGGCAACAGTCGCCGCGCCACATGCTCACCAGCACTATTACCGATGAGCTGCGCTTGGCCACCAATTTCCAGAGCAAGGTAATAGGCGTGTGCATAAAGGACCGTGGCTCCATTCTGCCCGCCGGCCACGCGGCCAATGCCGCCTACTGGTACGATGGCTCAAACGGTGCTTTCATCTCCAGTACCTTCTACCAGGCCACGCTGCCCGAGTGGGTGCAGCAGTTCAACCAGAAACAGCTGGCGGCGCAGTACCTGAGCAAGCCCTGGGAAACGCTGCTGCCCATAGGCCAGTACACCGAAAGCTCACCCGATGATGTAGCATGGGAAGGCGCATTCAGGGGCGAAGCCAAGCCGGTATTTCCGCATGATTTGCCAACCCTGAGTGCCACGCCCATTACGGCTGTAAAGCAGAACATGCAGGCAGAAGGGGAGAAGGCACCCGCCACTACACCGCGCAACCTCGATCTGATTCGCTCAACCCCCTTTGGGAACACGCTTACGCTGGAGTTTGCGCTGGAAGCCTTGCGGGCAGAACAGCTAGGCCAGCGCGGTCAGACTGATTTCCTGGCCCTGAGCTTTTCCAGCACCGACTACGTAGGCCACCAGTTCGGCCCCAATGCCATTGAAACCGAAGATACCTACCTGCGCCTTGATCGGGACCTGGAGCGCCTGTTTCAGTACCTGGATAAGACAGTAGGCCGCAAACAGGTGCTGGTGTTCCTGAGTGCCGACCACGGCGCGGCCCATTCCCCTGATTTCCTGCGCGACAAGCGGATTCCGGCAGGCTCCGTGGGCCCTGGTATCATGCGCGACTCACTGCAGCGGAAGCTGGTGCAGCTGCACGGCGCCGGCAAGTGGGTACTCAGCTATGAGAACCAGCAGGTGTATTTGAACCGACCCCTGATTGAGGAGAAAAAGCTTGACCTCTACCAGATGCAGCGGGAAGTAGCCAAACTAATGACTGGCTTTGCCGGCGTAACCCGGGCTATTACGGCCGAAGACCTGCAGAAATCGCACTGGGAGAGCGGGATGCTGATGTATCTGGAAAATGGCTACTTCCCCAAGCGCTCCGGCGACGTGATGGTGGTGCTGGCGCCCGGCTGGCTAGAGTCATACCAATACCCCATCAACAAAGGCACCACGCACGGCTCCTCGGGCAACTATGACACGCACATTCCCATGGTATTCTGGGGCTGGCATGTAAAGCACGGCGAGTCATCAGCTCCGGCTAAAATCACCGATATTGCGGCCACATTGGCTCGCTGGCTGCACATTCAGGAGCCCGATGGCTGCACGGGGCAGCCTCTGCAGGAGGTATTGTCGCAGAGGTAG
- the atpA gene encoding F0F1 ATP synthase subunit alpha, translating to MAEVRPDEVSAILREQLSNFKTEAELEEVGTVLQVGDGVARIYGLGKAQSGELLEFENGLQALVLNLEEDNVGAVMLGDYSEIREGATVRRTNKIASIKVGEGIVGRVVNTLGQPIDGRGPIQGELYDMPLERKAPGVIYRQPVNEPMQTGIKAIDAMIPIGRGQRELIIGDRQTGKSTVAIDTILNQREFFDRGEPVFCIYVAVGQKASTVAQVVNALTKGGAMDYTVVVSASASDPAPMQFFAPFTGAAIGEFFRDTGRPALVVYDDLSKQAVAYREVSLLLRRPPGREAYPGDVFYLHSRLLERAAKINASDTIARDMNDLPESIKHLVKGGGSLTALPLIETQAGDVSAYIPTNVISITDGQIFLETNLFNSGIRPAINVGISVSRVGGNAQIKSMKKVSGTLKLDQAQFRELEAFAKFGSDLDASTKLTIERGRRNLEILKQPQFSPQKVEDQVAVIYAATNGLLDQVPVNKVREFEKEFVQVMNTRHPEVLQALKAGKLDDTVTGAIRQVAKDLSAVYASK from the coding sequence ATGGCAGAAGTACGTCCGGATGAAGTATCCGCCATTCTGCGGGAGCAGCTGTCTAACTTCAAAACCGAAGCCGAACTCGAAGAGGTTGGTACGGTTCTGCAGGTAGGTGACGGTGTAGCCCGCATCTACGGTCTGGGCAAAGCCCAGTCGGGGGAATTGCTCGAATTTGAAAATGGTCTGCAGGCCCTCGTGCTTAACCTGGAAGAAGATAACGTAGGTGCCGTAATGCTCGGCGACTACTCTGAAATCCGGGAAGGCGCAACGGTACGCCGTACCAATAAAATTGCTTCCATTAAAGTTGGTGAAGGCATTGTGGGCCGCGTGGTAAACACACTTGGCCAGCCCATCGATGGTCGTGGCCCAATCCAGGGTGAGCTGTACGATATGCCCTTGGAGCGTAAAGCCCCAGGTGTAATCTACCGCCAGCCCGTAAACGAGCCCATGCAGACGGGTATCAAGGCTATCGACGCCATGATTCCAATCGGTCGTGGCCAGCGCGAACTGATCATCGGCGACCGTCAGACGGGTAAGTCAACGGTAGCTATCGACACCATCCTGAACCAGCGCGAGTTCTTCGACCGCGGTGAGCCGGTTTTCTGCATCTACGTAGCTGTAGGTCAGAAAGCTTCTACCGTTGCTCAGGTAGTAAACGCCCTGACTAAAGGCGGTGCTATGGACTACACAGTAGTAGTGTCGGCTTCGGCTTCTGACCCTGCGCCGATGCAGTTCTTTGCTCCCTTCACGGGTGCCGCCATTGGTGAGTTCTTCCGCGATACCGGTCGTCCGGCCCTCGTAGTGTACGATGACTTGTCGAAGCAGGCAGTGGCCTACCGTGAGGTGTCACTGTTGCTGCGTCGTCCTCCCGGACGTGAGGCGTACCCCGGCGACGTATTCTACCTGCACAGCCGCCTGTTGGAGCGTGCCGCGAAGATCAATGCTTCCGACACCATCGCTCGCGACATGAACGACCTGCCCGAGAGCATCAAGCACTTGGTGAAAGGTGGTGGCTCGCTGACGGCTCTGCCGCTCATCGAGACCCAGGCGGGTGACGTTTCGGCATACATCCCTACGAACGTAATTTCGATTACGGACGGCCAGATCTTCCTCGAGACCAACCTCTTCAACTCGGGTATCCGCCCCGCCATCAACGTAGGTATCTCGGTATCGCGCGTAGGTGGTAACGCGCAAATCAAGTCAATGAAGAAGGTATCGGGTACGCTGAAGCTTGACCAGGCACAGTTCCGTGAGCTGGAAGCCTTCGCCAAGTTCGGCTCTGACCTTGACGCTTCGACCAAGCTCACCATTGAGCGCGGCCGTCGTAACCTCGAAATCCTGAAGCAGCCCCAGTTCTCGCCCCAGAAGGTAGAGGATCAGGTAGCCGTAATCTACGCTGCTACCAACGGTCTGCTCGACCAGGTTCCTGTAAATAAGGTGCGTGAGTTCGAGAAGGAGTTCGTGCAGGTAATGAATACTCGTCACCCGGAGGTGCTGCAGGCACTGAAGGCTGGCAAGCTGGACGACACCGTTACCGGTGCCATCCGTCAGGTTGCCAAAGACCTGTCGGCAGTATACGCTTCTAAGTAA
- the atpH gene encoding ATP synthase F1 subunit delta: MSELRVASRYAKSLLDLAEEQGTLEQVKQDMDLFNQVLSENRDLRLLLRNPIVKHDKKLAILRAVFGGKVSDLTEKFFTIITQKNRESALEYIGAEFLTQYNLLRGVQLAEVTTATPLNATTRLQVSDLVRQQTGLQQVTLTEKIDPALIGGFVLRVGDRLIDDSVSYRLRKLRTEFSKNPYQSQL; the protein is encoded by the coding sequence ATGTCTGAACTACGAGTTGCCTCCCGCTATGCCAAATCGTTGCTTGATTTGGCCGAGGAGCAGGGTACGCTGGAGCAAGTAAAGCAGGACATGGATCTGTTCAACCAGGTGTTGAGCGAGAACCGTGACCTTCGCTTGCTGTTGCGTAACCCCATCGTCAAGCACGACAAGAAACTGGCTATTCTGCGCGCCGTGTTCGGCGGTAAGGTGTCGGACCTCACGGAGAAGTTCTTCACCATTATTACGCAGAAAAACCGCGAAAGCGCCCTGGAATATATCGGCGCTGAGTTTCTGACCCAATATAATCTGCTGCGTGGCGTGCAGTTGGCCGAGGTTACTACCGCTACGCCGCTCAACGCTACTACCCGCTTGCAGGTGTCTGACCTGGTTCGCCAGCAGACTGGCCTACAGCAAGTCACGCTAACTGAGAAGATTGATCCAGCGCTTATCGGCGGCTTCGTGCTGCGCGTGGGCGACCGGCTCATTGATGACTCGGTTAGTTACCGGTTGCGCAAGCTGCGCACCGAATTCTCGAAGAACCCCTACCAATCTCAACTATAA